In Candidatus Saccharimonadales bacterium, one DNA window encodes the following:
- the dnaB gene encoding replicative DNA helicase — MAVKDVPAGKIPPQNLDAEKSLLGAVLIDEETLADISEHVTPKDFYDKRHATIFGGMMSLYEHHKPVDLLTLTDQLKKKDELETIGGSAYLTELTNYVPTAAHAAAYAEMVALKAVRRRLIKASAEITELGYDEDTNVQELLEKAEAELFSVSDQSLKQDLVSIESILTESFDRMEELHRNKGALRGVRTGYRDLDNMTAGLQRSDLIILAARPAMGKTTLVTNLAYNVATVAKQPVLFFSLEMSKEQLVDRMLADASGVDAWNIRTGNLSDEDFSKISEAMGEMAEAPIYIDDTPGLSVLEMRTKARRAAHEAPLGLIIVDYLQLMSASGRSDGNRVQEVSEISRGLKLIARELNVPVIALSQLSRSVESRSPQIPQLADLRESGSIEQDADIVMFIYREAYYNPETERENITDLIIAKHRNGPVGKVELYFHPERLRFMSLDKRHDG; from the coding sequence ATGGCAGTGAAAGACGTTCCGGCTGGCAAAATCCCGCCACAAAACCTAGACGCCGAGAAAAGCCTTCTTGGTGCTGTTTTAATTGACGAGGAAACACTCGCCGATATCTCTGAACATGTCACACCGAAAGATTTCTATGACAAACGTCACGCCACAATCTTTGGCGGCATGATGAGTCTGTACGAACACCACAAGCCAGTCGACCTTTTAACGCTTACTGACCAGCTAAAGAAAAAAGACGAGCTAGAAACCATTGGTGGATCGGCCTATTTAACAGAACTGACGAACTACGTTCCAACCGCCGCGCACGCCGCAGCTTATGCGGAAATGGTAGCGCTAAAAGCAGTCCGTAGGCGGCTTATCAAGGCAAGTGCCGAAATCACGGAACTTGGCTACGACGAAGACACGAATGTCCAAGAACTACTTGAAAAAGCCGAGGCCGAACTATTTTCAGTTAGCGACCAATCCCTTAAACAAGACCTAGTTAGTATTGAAAGTATTTTGACTGAAAGTTTCGACCGCATGGAAGAACTGCACCGTAACAAGGGCGCGCTTCGTGGTGTCCGAACGGGTTATCGCGATCTGGATAATATGACCGCTGGATTGCAGCGCTCTGACCTTATTATCCTTGCCGCCCGTCCTGCCATGGGTAAGACCACGCTTGTGACCAACCTGGCATATAACGTTGCGACGGTTGCCAAGCAACCAGTACTGTTTTTTAGCCTCGAGATGAGCAAGGAGCAGCTGGTTGACCGTATGCTGGCCGACGCGTCTGGAGTTGACGCATGGAATATTCGAACCGGTAATCTTTCCGACGAAGACTTTAGTAAAATTTCCGAAGCAATGGGCGAGATGGCCGAAGCGCCGATCTACATTGATGACACGCCAGGTTTGTCCGTACTTGAAATGCGCACCAAGGCTCGTCGTGCGGCTCACGAAGCACCTTTAGGGCTCATTATCGTCGACTACTTGCAGCTGATGTCGGCAAGCGGCCGAAGCGATGGTAACCGCGTGCAAGAGGTGAGTGAAATCTCACGTGGCCTGAAGTTAATCGCGCGCGAATTAAACGTGCCGGTTATCGCGCTTTCTCAGCTCTCGCGTTCAGTCGAATCACGTAGCCCGCAAATCCCTCAGCTAGCCGACCTGCGTGAATCAGGCTCAATCGAGCAAGACGCCGACATCGTTATGTTTATTTACCGTGAAGCGTACTACAATCCAGAAACAGAACGCGAAAATATTACCGACCTTATTATCGCAAAACACCGTAACGGTCCCGTTGGTAAAGTCGAGCTGTATTTCCACCCGGAACGTCTGCGATTTATGTCGCTCGACAAACGCCACGACGGTTAA
- a CDS encoding glycosyltransferase family 39 protein: protein MGKYITDYFLYAKRYLLGYGAISLAVIGLLLIAGLYVPGGITEGEMNSTVISSGLSIDSFDPLTIIDLPYHVLQRLSMEAFGISDLSIKLPSLILATVSIIGILLLLRMWFKGNVALLTTVLVVTTGQLLFIAQSGTPSIMYIFTTVWLLLAALLVSRRVSRGGTWKLVLFIIAAISLYTPLSIYIILALLSAVVLHPHLRYLVRRLSRVKVALAFVCALIIVAPLIYAIVKEPNIGLTLLGVPKTWPHFLSNGVQILKQYFDFITPTNGALITPIYGLGPMLLILLGALRLATTKYTARSYIISTWVILLLPVLLINPNFVAVTFVPVILLMAMGIDILLGNWYRLFPRNPYARIAGLVPLAVLIGGMVISGVDRYMYGYQYDPQTTSHFSHDLTLVNKELSSKDRGNTVLIPTAEDTAFYGAIVKHHKDVSISSSFTPTAKTVIVAKGATPVTDLTPERIVTSASSENADRLYVYKTGLK, encoded by the coding sequence ATGGGCAAATACATTACCGACTATTTCCTCTATGCGAAGCGATATCTATTAGGATACGGCGCTATCAGTCTAGCCGTCATTGGCTTGCTTCTTATTGCCGGGCTTTACGTTCCTGGAGGGATCACGGAAGGCGAGATGAACTCGACTGTTATAAGCAGCGGCCTTTCAATTGATTCGTTTGATCCGCTGACAATAATCGATCTGCCATACCATGTATTGCAGCGGCTAAGCATGGAAGCATTTGGCATTAGCGACCTAAGTATCAAACTCCCGTCGCTTATTCTTGCTACCGTTTCAATCATAGGAATCTTACTGCTGCTGCGTATGTGGTTTAAAGGAAACGTCGCGCTCCTCACGACAGTACTTGTCGTTACGACAGGTCAGTTATTGTTTATTGCTCAAAGTGGTACGCCAAGTATTATGTACATCTTTACGACGGTCTGGCTTCTTCTTGCAGCACTTCTCGTTTCCAGGCGCGTTTCCCGGGGAGGGACTTGGAAACTTGTCCTCTTCATTATTGCGGCAATAAGCTTATATACGCCACTCAGCATCTATATTATCCTGGCCCTGCTTAGCGCCGTAGTGCTACATCCGCATCTGCGCTATCTTGTGAGACGACTTTCAAGAGTGAAAGTGGCCTTGGCATTTGTCTGTGCGCTCATTATCGTCGCGCCTTTAATTTACGCGATCGTTAAAGAACCCAATATTGGCCTGACGCTACTTGGAGTACCAAAAACCTGGCCACATTTCCTCAGTAACGGTGTGCAGATCTTGAAACAGTATTTCGACTTTATTACCCCGACAAACGGCGCGCTGATTACACCAATTTACGGTCTAGGACCAATGCTTCTGATCCTCCTTGGCGCTTTACGGCTTGCAACAACTAAATACACTGCGCGTAGTTATATTATTAGCACCTGGGTCATCCTTCTTCTACCAGTCCTCTTGATTAATCCAAACTTCGTCGCCGTTACGTTCGTACCCGTGATCCTTCTTATGGCTATGGGAATCGATATTCTTCTTGGCAATTGGTACCGTCTTTTTCCTCGAAATCCCTACGCGCGTATTGCCGGACTTGTCCCCTTAGCAGTCCTCATTGGAGGTATGGTGATTTCTGGCGTGGACCGTTACATGTACGGCTATCAGTACGATCCGCAAACAACGTCACATTTCTCGCATGATTTAACGTTAGTGAATAAAGAGCTCAGTAGTAAAGACAGAGGCAATACGGTATTAATCCCTACGGCCGAAGATACGGCATTTTATGGGGCCATCGTCAAACACCACAAAGACGTTTCGATCAGTTCGTCTTTTACGCCAACAGCTAAAACGGTGATCGTCGCAAAAGGCGCGACACCCGTCACCGATCTTACGCCAGAACGAATCGTTACGAGTGCCTCAAGTGAAAACGCCGACCGGCTCTATGTCTATAAAACTGGTCTAAAATAA
- the dnaX gene encoding DNA polymerase III subunit gamma/tau, protein MSSKALYRKYRSKSLAEVVGQSHVTDILARSLAQGRISHAYLLTGPKGVGKTSIARILAHEINKLPYDEDTNHLDIIEIDAASNNGVEDIRDLREKVQIAPVSASKKIYIIDEVHMLSKAAFNALLKTLEEPPEHAVFILATTDVDKLPQTIISRTQRFSFKSITTDDAVKHLKHIATQEKIKIDDKALELIALRGDGSFRDSISLLDQLTSLTDDKAGITEELVEQFLGLAPMDQVNQILGAYEAKDLTTIVKLLDESEHRGVQTNVLTAQLIATIRMGVADKPHLIQLLDQLLEVARSSNPNIKLLTILGSHAAPKPKTAALVAPASVVSAPIAELEKQATKTKPSLPVPKRVATNGTTPVNKIEKHPTASTLDWAKLIEHTRQNFVALYSVLSKCTPEQDGNSLTLYTSNAFYKKKLDDAKYRGVLIDTIAEIAGEELIVETIGTPPPPKDSTAAAVAAIMGGGEEVTVGDAPA, encoded by the coding sequence ATGAGCTCTAAAGCACTGTATCGCAAGTACCGCAGTAAGTCACTTGCCGAGGTTGTCGGACAATCCCATGTCACGGACATTTTGGCTAGGTCGCTTGCACAGGGGCGTATTTCCCATGCGTATCTTTTAACCGGCCCTAAGGGTGTTGGTAAGACCAGTATCGCTAGGATCTTAGCGCACGAAATTAATAAACTACCATACGACGAAGATACCAACCACTTAGATATTATTGAAATCGATGCGGCTAGCAATAACGGCGTAGAAGACATCCGCGACCTTCGTGAAAAAGTGCAGATCGCACCTGTCTCTGCAAGCAAAAAAATCTATATTATCGATGAGGTTCACATGCTCTCAAAAGCCGCGTTTAATGCGCTTTTAAAAACGCTCGAGGAACCGCCCGAACACGCCGTATTTATTCTCGCTACGACTGACGTTGATAAATTGCCCCAGACCATTATTAGTCGTACCCAGCGCTTTAGCTTTAAGTCAATTACTACCGATGATGCTGTAAAACATCTAAAACACATCGCCACTCAGGAAAAGATTAAAATCGACGACAAAGCCCTTGAACTTATAGCGCTTCGCGGTGATGGGAGTTTCCGGGACAGCATTAGTCTACTCGACCAGTTAACAAGTTTAACTGACGACAAAGCAGGAATCACCGAAGAGCTTGTCGAGCAGTTTTTAGGCCTAGCGCCTATGGATCAGGTTAATCAAATTTTAGGTGCATATGAAGCAAAAGATCTGACGACTATCGTGAAGCTTTTAGATGAAAGCGAACACCGGGGCGTGCAAACCAACGTATTAACCGCGCAGTTAATTGCCACTATCCGCATGGGCGTTGCAGATAAACCACATCTTATTCAGCTCCTAGACCAACTACTCGAAGTTGCCAGGTCATCTAATCCGAATATAAAGCTATTGACGATTCTTGGATCGCACGCAGCGCCAAAACCAAAAACTGCCGCACTTGTCGCACCGGCATCAGTCGTTAGCGCGCCGATTGCCGAACTGGAAAAGCAAGCCACCAAAACAAAACCCTCTCTACCTGTGCCGAAACGGGTAGCAACGAATGGGACAACACCAGTGAACAAGATAGAAAAACACCCGACTGCCTCGACCCTGGATTGGGCTAAGCTTATCGAGCATACCCGGCAAAACTTTGTCGCGCTGTATAGTGTCTTGTCAAAATGTACGCCGGAACAAGACGGAAATTCTCTTACGCTTTATACGAGCAATGCATTTTATAAAAAGAAATTGGATGACGCGAAATACCGCGGCGTGCTAATAGACACGATCGCGGAAATCGCCGGCGAGGAACTTATCGTTGAAACAATCGGCACACCTCCGCCACCAAAAGATAGCACTGCGGCCGCGGTTGCTGCTATTATGGGTGGAGGAGAAGAGGTTACCGTAGGCGATGCGCCTGCGTAA